In Marivirga salinae, a single window of DNA contains:
- a CDS encoding tetratricopeptide repeat protein: MKFLIFIILSVSFALPLNAQNSWDETFTALQKATNNDQLELAESLLEKALSQAEETYGKKHEAYIYSLHAGVKLSFKTQDFEEGLKLASEELELMKEVTFDQQTQFYIQLLNFISQLNFQLGNMEEAMTFSKDYMEVLNKEDKNSLNHAIAVFDYASLRYQNQEDDALQYFQQVLPILNQYISQAGSQYLNTLYYVASLLQEKGDLDQAAEFYDRVIGITQDNNLQSSELWKISAYQRALIYQESSQNDKAISFYEILKTQLENDDDTDRNLYASTKNNLGVLYQKTGQSNKGESLLALGGDDLQSQLNSAAVAFNKGDYTTALALYSIANDSLSIENKADSLQSVKILAQKALVFKQMGKLDSALQLLLSVDENILSNIEGESEEKALAYKNTGDIYLDLADFDSAELYLNKSLQQFEGDNKFKTEIEIPTRNSLGVLEQNRTNIDKATNYFTKNLQLIEKTLGKETVEYANTLNNLGSLSLENSEYDLAESYFKDAGYIFRTIFESNHENNAKVYENLGTVAQSRSRFRQADSLYRLAEKTYVNSLGENHPALLNVYSKLALVKMGEAEYPIAEQYFRKTLNLSKTIYGNQSAAYADALSGIGLYYQNTGNLKEAKNNLLSAIDIYIEKLGKLHPSYVTSIENLSSIYQSEGNTEKALPLLNEALEMDSIIYGVNHPKYATTLHNLASLYLANEDFEKAEEYYEKSLVIDEKVYGSNNPVFASTQYNLAVLYQKQEAFEKADSLFSKVSKLRKEVLGVNHPNYIFTLYGWGILKQVQNDIDSAYTLFSESVDSYLFLFKEYFPSMSESEKSAFYHKVNPVFEAYKDFAIENFQTIPKLKEDLFNLQLTTKAMLLNASAKMRNKILNSGDQELIALFTSWQDKKEKAIQYYSYTKEELTEQDINLDEIENSINSMEKELSVKSNLFNAGFGSDSINWQKLKQSLGPNTGVVELVRVKKSLKNDSIIYAGLILTDTMDEPQIAVLQEGRRIEQKYFNAYQNLIKFKLMDKISYEKLWEWVDKDIPEGLDKLYISPDGIYNKININTLYSENLGQYLLEKENIRIITSARDLIKTDMKVLSNDSTSLATDSTFIAESDSLSITEYPSLVLIGSPDFSLGRPSDEMKLTSQSTGLMRDFNGGIPPLPGTKLEINAIDSMTKANNWRVTKYIEKEANEILIDSLSAPNILHIATHGFFKTYDSDKKISGAENQGKEENPLLRSGILLSGASIGLAGGLPYEDSFEDGLLTAYETMNLNLEGTELVVLSACETGLGDVKNGEGVYGLQRAFLVAGAKNLIMSLWTVNDYTTQLLMTEFYKHWTEGDDKFTSFRKAQMKIKEEFPQPYYWAAFTIIGE; the protein is encoded by the coding sequence ATGAAATTTTTAATTTTTATTATTCTATCTGTAAGTTTTGCTCTGCCTTTAAATGCTCAAAACTCATGGGATGAGACATTCACTGCTTTGCAAAAGGCTACAAATAATGATCAGTTGGAATTAGCTGAATCCTTATTAGAAAAAGCGCTATCTCAAGCAGAAGAAACTTATGGAAAAAAACACGAAGCTTATATTTATTCTCTTCATGCAGGAGTGAAATTATCATTTAAAACTCAAGATTTTGAAGAAGGTTTAAAACTTGCCTCAGAAGAGCTGGAGTTGATGAAGGAGGTCACTTTTGATCAACAAACACAGTTTTACATTCAGTTATTGAATTTTATATCCCAACTTAATTTCCAATTAGGAAATATGGAGGAGGCTATGACTTTCTCAAAAGACTATATGGAGGTCTTAAATAAAGAAGATAAAAATTCTTTAAATCATGCTATAGCAGTTTTTGACTATGCTTCTTTACGCTATCAAAATCAAGAAGATGATGCGCTACAATATTTTCAACAGGTTTTGCCAATACTTAATCAATATATATCACAAGCAGGTTCTCAATATTTGAATACACTATATTATGTTGCTAGCTTGTTACAAGAAAAGGGTGATTTAGATCAGGCTGCAGAATTTTATGATAGAGTAATTGGTATTACTCAAGACAATAATCTTCAAAGCAGTGAATTATGGAAAATTTCAGCTTATCAAAGAGCTTTAATTTATCAAGAAAGCAGTCAAAATGATAAAGCAATTTCTTTTTATGAAATATTGAAAACGCAATTGGAAAATGATGATGATACTGATCGGAATTTATATGCCAGTACAAAAAATAACTTAGGAGTACTTTATCAAAAAACGGGTCAAAGTAATAAAGGGGAATCATTGCTTGCTTTAGGTGGAGACGATTTGCAAAGTCAGTTGAATAGCGCAGCAGTTGCTTTTAATAAGGGAGATTATACCACCGCATTAGCACTTTATAGTATAGCTAATGATTCCTTATCGATTGAAAATAAAGCAGATAGTTTGCAGTCTGTAAAAATTCTGGCGCAGAAAGCATTGGTTTTTAAACAAATGGGTAAGCTGGATTCAGCTCTTCAGCTCTTATTATCTGTTGATGAAAATATATTAAGCAACATAGAGGGTGAAAGTGAAGAAAAAGCACTTGCCTATAAAAATACTGGTGATATTTACTTAGACTTAGCCGATTTTGATTCTGCTGAATTGTATTTGAATAAATCATTGCAACAATTTGAAGGCGACAATAAATTCAAAACTGAAATTGAAATTCCGACTCGTAATAGTCTCGGAGTTCTGGAGCAAAACCGAACTAACATTGATAAAGCGACTAATTATTTCACTAAAAATCTTCAATTAATTGAAAAAACCTTAGGAAAAGAAACGGTTGAATATGCTAATACTCTCAATAATTTGGGTTCATTAAGTTTAGAGAATAGTGAGTATGATTTAGCGGAGTCTTATTTTAAAGATGCTGGATATATTTTTCGAACTATATTTGAAAGCAATCATGAAAATAATGCCAAGGTATATGAAAATCTTGGAACTGTAGCTCAAAGCCGGTCTCGTTTCCGTCAAGCTGATTCGCTTTACAGATTAGCGGAAAAAACTTATGTCAATAGCCTAGGCGAGAATCACCCAGCACTTTTAAATGTGTATTCTAAACTAGCCTTAGTCAAAATGGGAGAAGCAGAATATCCTATTGCTGAACAATATTTTAGAAAAACGCTGAATCTATCGAAAACAATTTACGGCAATCAAAGTGCTGCTTATGCTGATGCTTTATCAGGTATTGGGCTTTATTATCAAAATACTGGAAATTTAAAAGAAGCAAAAAATAATTTATTAAGTGCTATTGATATTTACATTGAGAAACTCGGAAAGCTTCATCCTTCCTATGTAACTTCTATTGAAAACCTATCTTCCATTTACCAAAGTGAGGGGAATACTGAAAAGGCATTACCACTTTTAAACGAAGCCTTGGAGATGGATTCTATTATTTATGGAGTTAACCATCCAAAATATGCTACAACTTTACACAATCTAGCTTCCTTATATCTTGCGAATGAAGATTTTGAAAAAGCAGAAGAGTATTATGAAAAATCATTAGTGATTGATGAAAAGGTATATGGTTCTAATAATCCAGTATTTGCAAGTACTCAGTATAATTTAGCTGTCCTTTACCAAAAGCAAGAAGCATTTGAAAAGGCTGATTCCTTATTTTCTAAGGTCTCCAAACTAAGAAAAGAAGTATTGGGAGTGAATCATCCTAATTATATTTTTACACTATATGGATGGGGTATCTTAAAGCAAGTTCAAAATGATATTGACTCTGCTTATACCTTATTCAGCGAGTCAGTTGATAGTTATTTATTCTTGTTTAAAGAGTATTTTCCTTCGATGAGTGAAAGTGAAAAATCAGCTTTTTATCATAAAGTAAATCCTGTTTTTGAGGCCTATAAAGATTTTGCGATTGAAAATTTCCAAACTATTCCAAAGCTTAAGGAAGACCTATTTAATTTACAGCTGACCACTAAGGCCATGCTCTTAAATGCATCTGCAAAAATGAGGAATAAAATTCTGAATAGCGGAGATCAAGAATTAATTGCACTATTTACCTCTTGGCAAGATAAGAAAGAAAAAGCTATCCAATATTATTCTTACACCAAAGAGGAGTTAACTGAGCAAGATATCAATTTAGATGAAATCGAAAATTCAATCAATTCAATGGAGAAGGAATTGAGTGTTAAGTCTAATCTTTTTAATGCTGGCTTTGGGTCTGATAGCATCAACTGGCAAAAATTAAAGCAAAGTTTAGGTCCTAATACTGGTGTAGTGGAGTTGGTTAGGGTTAAGAAAAGTTTGAAAAATGATTCTATTATCTATGCAGGCTTAATTTTAACAGATACAATGGATGAACCTCAAATTGCTGTTTTGCAAGAAGGTAGAAGAATTGAGCAAAAATATTTTAATGCTTATCAAAACCTTATCAAATTTAAATTGATGGATAAAATATCTTATGAAAAATTATGGGAATGGGTAGATAAGGATATTCCTGAAGGTTTAGATAAATTATACATCAGTCCAGATGGGATCTACAATAAAATAAATATCAATACTTTATACAGTGAAAATTTAGGACAATATCTTTTAGAGAAAGAGAATATCAGGATTATTACTAGCGCTCGAGATTTGATAAAAACGGATATGAAAGTATTGTCTAATGATTCAACATCCTTAGCTACAGATTCTACATTTATAGCAGAAAGTGATTCTCTTTCAATCACTGAATACCCATCATTGGTTCTGATTGGTTCTCCAGATTTTTCTTTGGGTAGGCCATCTGATGAAATGAAATTGACATCTCAAAGCACAGGTTTAATGCGAGATTTTAATGGAGGTATTCCACCCTTACCAGGAACTAAATTAGAAATAAATGCTATAGATTCTATGACTAAAGCAAATAACTGGAGAGTAACGAAATATATTGAAAAAGAGGCGAATGAAATTTTAATTGATAGCCTTAGTGCACCTAACATTCTTCATATAGCTACACATGGTTTTTTCAAAACCTATGATTCAGATAAGAAGATTTCAGGAGCTGAAAACCAAGGAAAAGAAGAAAATCCATTATTACGTTCTGGGATCTTGCTTTCAGGTGCGTCCATAGGATTAGCAGGAGGGTTGCCATATGAAGACAGTTTTGAAGATGGGTTATTGACTGCCTATGAAACTATGAATTTAAATTTGGAGGGTACAGAATTAGTCGTGCTTTCTGCATGTGAAACGGGTTTGGGTGATGTGAAAAATGGTGAAGGGGTTTATGGTTTACAAAGAGCTTTCTTAGTAGCTGGAGCTAAAAATCTTATTATGAGTTTATGGACTGTTAATGATTATACAACACAACTTTTAATGACCGAATTTTATAAACATTGGACAGAAGGGGACGATAAATTTACTTCTTTCCGAAAAGCACAAATGAAAATTAAAGAAGAATTTCCTCAGCCTTATTACTGGGCTGCTTTTACTATAATAGGAGAATAA
- a CDS encoding prolyl oligopeptidase family serine peptidase, whose translation MLRYTLFLAFYFFIYISVIAQKTYDYPNAPKSDHVDVYHGEEIADPYQWMENPDDPRLVEWLKEQNKLSEKQKRKQTHYWHLEEQVGKLYWGQKTEFTEDYEEEPELHSKYTFRYDFNRKYDAADVLYKIRDSRHNYKKLVDISDFNNNGETPHKVTSIISSEDHDLALVLLSKGGSDWREGYFYNLATGEKYPDTLKNVRNGSHFAWHKRGVFYDRYDQPKEGRELLDVPVGQALYYHELGTNQSQDKFIYQNSDASGARSFSYYLLDDEHIVLNHYYNIRGEFYSALSTAKINLNSSFLLKNFLLFPEDSESFFKVEAIDESDTTYIRTNLDAANGKIMKTSIHSRNQLKSFIPEYDMDLRTMNPLGKNHVGAVYRKDGIYSALIFDKQGELIKRINFPEGKKVNYFSQWNKDAQYVQFSVSSFYHPAIWYQMSLEDFSMKPIVKIQVPFDADDFETRYVKFKSKDGTEVPMYITCKKDLKLNGNNPTILYGYGGYGNTIEPHYRKTMALWLLHGGVYAVPNIRGGGAEGADWGLAGRNLNKQTAIDDFIAAAEYLIGEKYTNRGSIAAKGSSHGGMLVAAAAIQKPNLFKAVVAEAGPYDMLRKEYFTSGGKQINLKEYGSVENEKEYQNLKSYSPLHNIKEEEYYPNFLLVTGENDDRVPPLHSFKFLAALQEKGSSNSLYQLYTVRGAGHGAAISIKENIDKMMFVEHFLFDQLGLRFW comes from the coding sequence TTGTTACGCTATACATTATTTCTTGCCTTTTATTTTTTCATTTATATTTCGGTAATTGCTCAAAAAACTTATGATTACCCGAATGCTCCCAAGAGTGATCATGTTGATGTTTATCACGGAGAGGAGATAGCAGATCCATATCAATGGATGGAAAATCCTGACGACCCTCGATTGGTAGAATGGTTGAAAGAGCAAAATAAACTTTCAGAAAAGCAAAAAAGAAAGCAAACGCATTATTGGCATCTTGAAGAGCAGGTAGGGAAATTATATTGGGGACAAAAAACAGAATTCACTGAAGATTACGAAGAAGAGCCAGAACTGCACTCAAAATATACGTTTAGATATGATTTTAATCGAAAATATGATGCGGCTGATGTTCTCTACAAAATCAGGGATAGTAGACATAATTATAAAAAATTAGTTGATATAAGTGATTTTAATAATAATGGAGAAACACCTCATAAAGTTACTAGTATAATTTCTTCAGAAGATCATGATTTAGCTTTAGTACTACTTTCAAAGGGTGGCAGTGATTGGCGAGAAGGTTATTTTTACAATTTAGCAACAGGAGAAAAATATCCTGATACATTGAAAAATGTTCGCAATGGTTCTCACTTTGCCTGGCACAAACGAGGTGTGTTTTATGATCGATATGATCAACCTAAAGAAGGTAGAGAGTTGTTGGACGTTCCCGTTGGGCAAGCGCTTTATTATCATGAATTAGGTACAAATCAAAGTCAGGATAAATTTATTTACCAAAATTCAGATGCCAGCGGAGCTAGGTCTTTTTCATATTACTTGTTAGATGATGAGCATATAGTGTTAAATCACTATTATAATATTCGAGGGGAATTTTACAGTGCTTTATCAACAGCTAAAATCAATTTAAATAGTTCTTTCTTATTGAAGAACTTCCTTCTATTTCCTGAGGATTCGGAATCATTCTTTAAGGTTGAAGCTATTGATGAAAGTGACACAACTTATATACGTACCAATTTGGATGCTGCCAACGGTAAAATCATGAAAACTAGCATTCATTCCAGAAATCAGTTGAAAAGTTTTATTCCTGAATACGATATGGATTTGCGAACTATGAATCCCTTAGGGAAAAATCATGTTGGCGCTGTTTATAGAAAAGATGGAATTTATAGTGCTTTGATTTTTGACAAGCAAGGTGAGTTGATTAAAAGGATTAATTTCCCAGAAGGAAAAAAAGTAAATTATTTTTCACAATGGAATAAAGATGCTCAATATGTTCAGTTTAGTGTTTCTTCTTTTTATCATCCCGCTATCTGGTATCAAATGTCGTTAGAGGATTTTTCAATGAAGCCTATCGTTAAAATTCAAGTGCCATTTGATGCGGATGATTTTGAGACGCGCTATGTTAAATTTAAGTCCAAAGACGGAACAGAAGTGCCCATGTATATCACTTGTAAAAAGGATTTGAAATTGAATGGAAATAATCCTACAATTTTATATGGTTATGGTGGATACGGTAATACTATAGAGCCACATTATAGGAAAACTATGGCATTATGGTTATTACATGGAGGAGTTTATGCTGTACCAAATATTAGAGGCGGTGGAGCAGAAGGTGCAGATTGGGGACTAGCAGGTCGGAATTTAAATAAACAAACCGCTATTGATGATTTTATTGCTGCTGCGGAATATTTGATTGGTGAAAAATATACAAATAGAGGCAGTATAGCAGCTAAGGGTTCCTCTCATGGGGGAATGTTAGTAGCGGCTGCGGCTATTCAAAAACCGAATTTATTTAAGGCAGTTGTTGCTGAAGCAGGTCCTTACGATATGTTAAGAAAGGAATACTTTACTTCTGGGGGTAAACAGATAAACCTAAAAGAATATGGTTCAGTTGAAAATGAAAAGGAATATCAAAATTTGAAATCGTATTCTCCACTTCATAACATAAAGGAAGAAGAATATTATCCTAACTTCTTATTGGTAACTGGAGAAAATGATGACCGTGTACCTCCTCTGCATTCCTTTAAGTTTTTAGCTGCACTGCAAGAAAAGGGTTCTTCTAATTCTCTTTATCAATTATATACCGTAAGAGGGGCAGGGCATGGCGCAGCTATTAGCATCAAAGAAAATATTGATAAGATGATGTTTGTAGAGCACTTTTTATTTGATCAATTAGGTTTAAGATTTTGGTAA
- a CDS encoding acyl-CoA dehydrogenase family protein, producing METKEKQIPSQTGGSFLINKIPESIFIESDFSEEQNMMVASAKEFVEQEVLPLADELEKKKDLSQTIDLLHKAGDLGLLGLGVSENYGGIEVSFNTTLRVIEEMAKTTEFSPAIGVQTSIGIAPILLYGNEKQKAQYIPDMISGKSKGCYCLTEPDAGSDANSGKTKAIYNESEKAYYLTGQKMWITNAGIADVFTVFAKIEDDQNLSAFIVEKGYAGLTLGEEEDKMGIRASSTRQVFLNDVKVPEENLLGKRGDGFKIALNVLSTGRIKLGIGGLGVSKKAIDYAVGYAKDRKQFGQSISSFGAIQQKLAKMVVKTYALQAAAYRTGELIDQKEEEYLKSGMSLDEAKPKAVTAYGIECAIIKVFGTESQDFTVDEGLQIYGGMGFSEEAPMARLYRDSRISRIFEGTNEINRMLIVDILLKKAMNGELDLMNAATAVQKELTSIPDFSANKNEDTLEQGTQVLENLKKITLIIAGSAAQKLMMKLKEEQEILMNVADMLIQIYMLESVLVKTKRIKDTLGEGASATQVDICQLFMMEAVKSIKNSAEEALWSFSEGDELKMMNMALKRFTKMEAFNVKDTRRRVAQKLIEDGKYKF from the coding sequence ATGGAAACTAAAGAAAAACAAATCCCTTCACAAACTGGTGGTTCATTTTTAATCAATAAGATCCCAGAAAGCATTTTTATAGAATCTGATTTTTCAGAAGAGCAAAATATGATGGTAGCTTCTGCAAAAGAATTTGTAGAACAGGAAGTTTTACCATTAGCTGATGAATTAGAAAAGAAGAAGGATTTATCTCAAACTATTGATTTATTACATAAGGCTGGAGATTTAGGACTTTTAGGCTTAGGTGTTTCTGAAAATTATGGAGGAATAGAAGTGAGTTTTAATACCACTCTGAGAGTAATTGAGGAAATGGCGAAAACTACTGAGTTTTCACCAGCAATTGGTGTACAAACCAGTATCGGAATTGCTCCAATTTTATTATACGGAAACGAAAAGCAAAAGGCACAATATATCCCTGATATGATTTCTGGAAAGTCAAAAGGATGTTATTGCTTGACAGAACCTGATGCAGGCTCCGATGCTAATTCTGGAAAGACCAAAGCGATTTATAATGAATCGGAAAAAGCTTATTATCTGACTGGGCAGAAAATGTGGATTACGAATGCGGGTATTGCAGATGTGTTTACGGTTTTTGCAAAGATCGAAGATGATCAAAATTTATCTGCGTTTATAGTGGAGAAAGGATATGCAGGGTTGACTTTAGGAGAAGAGGAAGATAAAATGGGGATTAGAGCTTCTTCAACGCGACAAGTATTTTTGAATGATGTAAAAGTACCTGAAGAAAACCTTTTGGGAAAGAGAGGAGATGGTTTTAAAATAGCTTTAAATGTATTGAGCACAGGCAGAATAAAACTTGGAATAGGTGGATTAGGGGTTTCAAAAAAGGCAATTGATTATGCTGTGGGATATGCTAAAGACCGTAAGCAATTTGGTCAATCCATCAGCTCATTTGGTGCCATTCAGCAGAAATTGGCTAAAATGGTAGTCAAAACTTATGCGCTACAAGCTGCTGCCTACAGAACAGGTGAATTAATCGATCAAAAAGAAGAAGAATATTTGAAATCAGGAATGTCTTTAGATGAGGCAAAACCAAAAGCGGTTACAGCCTATGGAATTGAATGTGCTATCATAAAAGTTTTTGGTACAGAGTCACAAGATTTCACAGTTGATGAAGGTTTGCAGATTTATGGTGGTATGGGTTTTTCCGAAGAAGCTCCTATGGCAAGATTGTATCGTGATTCAAGAATCAGTAGGATATTTGAAGGTACAAATGAAATCAACCGCATGTTGATAGTGGATATACTTCTGAAAAAAGCTATGAATGGCGAATTGGATTTAATGAATGCAGCCACTGCTGTTCAAAAAGAATTAACCAGCATCCCTGATTTTTCAGCGAATAAGAATGAAGACACCTTAGAACAAGGTACTCAGGTCTTAGAAAATCTAAAGAAAATCACTTTAATCATTGCAGGATCAGCAGCCCAAAAGCTAATGATGAAATTAAAGGAGGAGCAGGAGATTTTAATGAATGTAGCGGATATGTTGATTCAGATATATATGCTGGAATCAGTATTGGTGAAAACCAAAAGAATAAAAGATACACTTGGGGAAGGAGCTAGTGCTACTCAAGTTGATATCTGTCAATTGTTTATGATGGAAGCCGTAAAGAGTATCAAAAATTCAGCAGAAGAAGCCCTATGGTCTTTTTCTGAAGGCGATGAATTAAAAATGATGAATATGGCTTTAAAGCGATTCACTAAAATGGAAGCCTTTAATGTGAAGGATACAAGAAGGAGAGTAGCCCAAAAGCTTATAGAGGACGGGAAATATAAATTCTAG
- a CDS encoding M1 family metallopeptidase gives MQNFKFSFLFVLFSLFITSILFAQKDFNRADSLKGGLTEERTWWDLKYYHLQTKVNPEEQYISGSNTIQYEVLESYHVMQIDLQKPMTIDSIVQNGEQLEFKTEFNAHFIQLKGDQKVGDINELTIYYSGNPRVAKNAPWDGGFTWKKDENGQHFIATANQGIGASVWWPCKELPADEPDSMLISVNVPKPLVDVSNGRLREVEEHENSRTYHWFVSNPINNYGVNLNIGDYVNFKEKYEGEKGPLDCSYWVLSYNLEKAKKQFQEVPRMLEAFEYWFGPYPFYEDSYKLVEAPYLGMEHQSSVTYGNEFKNGYRGQDLSQTGWGLKFDFIIIHESGHEWFANNITYKDVADMWIHESFTHYSENLFLDYHYDSLAANAYVQGVRSSIQNDRPIIGEYGVSHEGSGDMYYKGGNMLHLIRQLFDNDEKWRKTLRGLNKEFYHQTVTTEQIENYISEAYGKPLDKVFDQYLRTTQIPTFTYRVLGNQLLYKWENTVERFNMPIRIFINGEPEWLEPNSKSFKALENLPENAEILVDPNFYVGDFNLTE, from the coding sequence ATGCAAAATTTCAAATTCAGTTTCCTATTCGTATTATTTTCCCTTTTTATCACATCTATCTTATTTGCTCAAAAAGATTTTAACAGAGCCGACAGCTTGAAAGGAGGACTAACTGAAGAAAGAACTTGGTGGGATTTAAAATATTATCACCTGCAAACAAAAGTGAATCCAGAGGAGCAATATATTTCAGGAAGTAATACGATTCAATACGAAGTTTTAGAATCTTACCATGTCATGCAAATCGATTTGCAAAAACCAATGACAATAGACAGCATTGTTCAAAATGGAGAACAACTTGAATTCAAAACAGAATTTAATGCTCATTTTATTCAATTGAAAGGAGACCAAAAAGTTGGAGACATTAATGAATTGACTATCTACTATTCTGGTAATCCTCGAGTGGCAAAAAATGCTCCTTGGGATGGTGGTTTTACTTGGAAAAAAGATGAAAATGGACAACACTTTATTGCCACAGCCAATCAGGGGATTGGTGCCAGTGTTTGGTGGCCATGCAAAGAACTTCCTGCTGATGAACCGGACAGTATGCTGATCAGTGTAAATGTACCAAAACCATTAGTGGATGTATCCAATGGGAGATTAAGAGAAGTTGAAGAGCACGAAAACAGTCGGACATATCATTGGTTTGTGAGCAATCCTATCAATAACTATGGAGTAAATTTAAATATTGGTGATTATGTGAATTTCAAAGAAAAATATGAAGGTGAGAAAGGCCCATTAGATTGCAGCTACTGGGTGTTAAGTTATAATCTGGAAAAAGCTAAAAAGCAATTTCAGGAAGTACCTAGAATGCTAGAAGCTTTTGAATATTGGTTTGGCCCCTACCCTTTTTATGAGGACAGCTATAAATTGGTAGAAGCTCCTTATTTAGGGATGGAACATCAAAGTTCTGTTACTTACGGAAATGAATTTAAAAACGGCTATAGAGGCCAAGATTTGAGTCAGACAGGTTGGGGATTGAAATTTGATTTCATCATTATTCATGAATCAGGTCACGAATGGTTTGCCAATAATATCACCTATAAAGATGTAGCTGATATGTGGATTCATGAATCTTTTACACATTACTCAGAAAATCTGTTTTTAGATTATCATTATGATTCACTTGCTGCCAATGCTTATGTGCAAGGTGTCCGCTCTTCTATTCAGAATGACAGACCAATAATCGGTGAATATGGGGTTTCGCATGAAGGTTCAGGTGACATGTATTATAAAGGCGGAAATATGCTTCATCTCATCAGACAATTATTCGATAATGATGAGAAATGGAGAAAAACATTAAGGGGATTGAATAAAGAATTCTATCATCAGACCGTGACCACTGAACAAATAGAAAATTATATTTCAGAAGCTTATGGAAAACCTTTAGATAAAGTATTTGACCAATATCTTCGAACTACCCAAATTCCTACTTTCACTTATAGGGTTTTGGGCAATCAACTGCTTTACAAATGGGAAAATACAGTTGAAAGATTTAATATGCCCATAAGAATATTTATAAACGGAGAGCCTGAATGGCTAGAACCTAATTCCAAATCATTTAAAGCTTTGGAGAACTTGCCTGAAAATGCGGAAATTTTGGTAGATCCTAATTTTTATGTGGGGGATTTTAATTTAACAGAGTAG
- a CDS encoding TetR/AcrR family transcriptional regulator, with product MKTKEKILETARLLFNSQGISAISSKAIAEEMGISYGNLCYHFPKKDDIILQLYLNMQKNVEQQFKNIKEEVINLEFMLSRLKILFEEIYKYKFIYLGITKVVRHFDHIKKHAQDQFDQRWNILDTISGFLIANGYMKAFKDDRQKDMLIHALLMVSNSWISDAEVFYKGKDDEKIDYYMQVFFNLVRPTLTEKGLEGFKTVYEKSIS from the coding sequence ATGAAGACGAAAGAAAAGATACTAGAAACCGCTCGCTTATTGTTTAATTCCCAGGGAATTTCTGCTATTTCAAGTAAAGCTATAGCTGAAGAAATGGGAATTAGTTATGGGAACTTATGCTATCATTTCCCTAAAAAAGATGATATCATTCTGCAACTCTACCTCAATATGCAAAAAAATGTAGAGCAACAGTTTAAGAATATCAAAGAAGAAGTCATCAACTTAGAATTTATGTTAAGCAGGTTGAAAATTCTATTTGAGGAAATTTACAAGTATAAATTCATCTATTTGGGAATCACTAAAGTTGTCCGTCATTTTGACCACATCAAGAAACATGCTCAAGACCAATTTGATCAAAGGTGGAATATTTTAGATACCATTTCAGGATTTTTGATTGCCAATGGATATATGAAAGCTTTTAAAGATGACCGTCAAAAAGACATGCTAATTCATGCATTATTAATGGTAAGCAATTCATGGATTTCTGATGCTGAGGTATTCTACAAAGGGAAAGATGATGAAAAAATTGATTATTATATGCAGGTATTTTTTAATCTGGTAAGACCCACATTGACCGAAAAAGGGCTAGAAGGATTTAAGACAGTTTATGAGAAAAGTATTTCTTAA
- a CDS encoding transglutaminase-like domain-containing protein: MKNENLAIYLKSTEFINADHQAVQEFAKNVTLGTNDETEKVKHLYYAVRDGFRYDPYRLDFSKEAMKASSLLTRDYGYCVEKSCLFAAACRVIGIPSRLGFANVRNHIGTAKLEAVLQTDVLVFHGYAEIYLNGKWIKVTPVFNKELCEKLNVIPLEFNPDGDSVFQEYDQNGGLFMEYLHQYGHFEDIPYEFFISELIKNYPHLASQISERNLLHIK, from the coding sequence ATGAAGAACGAAAATCTAGCTATATATTTAAAATCAACTGAGTTTATAAATGCTGACCATCAAGCAGTTCAAGAATTTGCCAAAAATGTAACGCTCGGAACGAATGATGAAACGGAAAAGGTAAAGCACTTATATTACGCTGTTCGTGATGGATTTCGATATGATCCCTACAGATTGGATTTTTCGAAAGAAGCCATGAAGGCAAGTAGTTTGTTGACAAGGGATTATGGCTATTGTGTGGAAAAGAGTTGTCTTTTTGCAGCTGCTTGCCGAGTTATTGGAATTCCTTCCCGACTAGGTTTTGCTAATGTGAGAAATCATATAGGTACCGCAAAATTGGAAGCAGTGCTTCAAACAGATGTCTTGGTTTTTCATGGTTATGCGGAGATATATCTCAATGGAAAATGGATTAAAGTAACACCTGTCTTCAATAAAGAGCTTTGTGAAAAACTAAATGTCATTCCTTTGGAATTTAATCCTGATGGTGATTCTGTTTTTCAGGAGTATGACCAAAATGGAGGCTTATTCATGGAATATCTGCATCAATATGGTCATTTTGAGGATATTCCATATGAATTTTTTATAAGCGAATTGATTAAGAATTACCCGCATTTAGCATCTCAAATTTCAGAAAGAAACCTATTACACATTAAATAA